The genomic stretch GTACGAAGCATAATATCTTCAATCCAATCTGTTCCAGCCCATCCACTGGCAGCGCCGCTTTCAAATCCAATAGCCCATGGGGTCTTACCGTCTGCTACCATTTTATCGGAAAGAGCAATCATTTCTTCCCAAGTAGTTGGTACTGTATATCCTGCAGCAGCAAATGCTTTAGGACTATACCAGACTAAACTTTTTAGGTCAGCAGAAATAAATACTCCGTTTAATTTTCCTCCATAAGTTCCCAGGTCTAACCAGGTGGGTGAATAATCACTGCGTAATACTTCCATGTCCATAAAGGTACTTAAATCTACTAATTTTCCAGCTCTGGCAAATTCTATCATCTGCCCCGGATTCGGTATGGCTGATACGTCGGGTGGATTGCCCGCTTCAACTTGAGTAGTTAAAACAGCAGGAAGGTCTCGAGTTCCGGTAAATTCAACTTTGATACCAGTTTTAGCTTCAAAGGGAGCTACCATCTTGTTAAAAGCTTCTGCCTCTCCACCGGTCCAGGTACCGAGAATACTTACAGAGGCTGCAAATACACTTGAAGCAAACATTCCGGTTAATAACATTATCAAAACAACAAAACTAATTTTCTTTAACATTTTTTCCTCCTTTATTTTTTTTTAAACAATATTTTTTAGTTTTCTAATTTTATATTTCTTATCCACAACACCTCCTCTTTTTTTAGTTAGTTATTTAGTTACCTGATTAGTTAGTTTTGAAATTATTTTATTACTTAACTAACCAGGTAACTAAATGCTTATCTAACTAAATGATCATGCAATATTAACCTATGCCTTTCTTTATCTACTATTCGTAAATAGCTGCATGACCGATTAATCATTAAATAACAAGCATATGTTATTAATATTCTATATCCCTGCTAAAAAATCCTTCTTTTTTAAAGATTTTTTCAATTTTTTTTTCTTAATAGGAGCATTTGATAATTATCCCCAACCTAATTAGCCATTAAAATTACTGTTTGATAATTAAATATTCACTAAATTAGCAAGAGAATGGTTGGAATCTGCTAATCATCGGAAATGTGTCCCTATAGTCTATTAGTTTTTATGGATAATTCATAAATTCTTTATGGGATTCGGATTATGTATGCATACCGGATTATGCGGGTAATTTTATTTTTAAATATGGTTTCGATCAGGTTTATTAGTTTTGATTTCTAAATCATTTCGTTTAATAAATCAACATAATCTATAAGTAGGCGGGTGATCAGGAATTTTTCTTTTACCGTTTCTTTGCCTTTTTTCCCTATCCTTTCTGCTTCTAAAGGGTTTTCTAAAAGGTAGATAATTCTTTCTGTAAAGCCATCATAATCTACGGGGTCAACCAGATAACCATTTTGACCATCGGTAATCTGCAGTGGTATTCCTCCTACATTAGAAGCGACTACCGGGGTTTCTTTCCACAAGGCTTCAGAAACGGTTAAACCAAATCCTTCTTTTATTGATTTTTGAATAATAACCTTGGAAATACGCTGGAGCACATTAACCAGAATGTCATTTTCTACATTTAATATAATAATATCTTTTTTATCAATCATGTTTTGAGCTGCTTTTATTATCTGCTGGTATACCTTTATCCCTTCCGGATCATCGATAGCCATACTACCACATAAAACCAAACGACAATCAATGTGAGATCTTACTTTTTTAAAGACCTTAATAACCCCTAACGGATCCTTTAGATAATCAAAACGAGATATCTGGGCAATAATAGGTTTGTCATCTAATATTTTATATTTTTTACGATATTTGTTAATATCTTGTTGTGACAACTCTTTATTTTTAGGTGATAGAGGATTGATCGCAGGAGCGATTACTTTTTGAGGAACAGGTAGTTTTTCAGATTTATATTTATCACTGGAAACAATGATTCTGTCATAACGAAGAATAAAGTTTTCCAGATAATACCATAATTCAGGGTGAGGG from Candidatus Atribacteria bacterium encodes the following:
- a CDS encoding glycosyltransferase, producing MHDIEEYRAIIGDKLFFDLFKKARKLTSKSILNINSTAQGGGVAEILESLIILMNELGIFAGWRILHGNPDFFTITKKFHNALQGNSINLSKIKKELYLKVNQEFSVFTHINNHDAIIIHDPQPLPLIKYYTKKQPWIWRCHIDLSNPHPELWYYLENFILRYDRIIVSSDKYKSEKLPVPQKVIAPAINPLSPKNKELSQQDINKYRKKYKILDDKPIIAQISRFDYLKDPLGVIKVFKKVRSHIDCRLVLCGSMAIDDPEGIKVYQQIIKAAQNMIDKKDIIILNVENDILVNVLQRISKVIIQKSIKEGFGLTVSEALWKETPVVASNVGGIPLQITDGQNGYLVDPVDYDGFTERIIYLLENPLEAERIGKKGKETVKEKFLITRLLIDYVDLLNEMI